Proteins co-encoded in one Euleptes europaea isolate rEulEur1 chromosome 1, rEulEur1.hap1, whole genome shotgun sequence genomic window:
- the LOC130478963 gene encoding zinc finger protein 501-like, with protein MQWNAYQREKIFTCLKCGKTFGWKNCFISHQTIHTGEKPYKCLECGKRFGRKYSLTIHQRIHTGEKPYKCLECGKSFSQNGKLTIHQRIHTGEKPYTCLECGKTFYHKGKLTYHQRIHTGEKPYKCLECGKTFNHSGSLTYHERIHTGEMKYKCQECGKSFNHCGSLISHQRIHTGEKPYKCLECGKCFRRTGNLTTHKRIHTGKKPYKCLECGKSFTHSGNLTSHQRIHTGEKKYQCLECGKRFSQSGSLTSHQRIHTGEKPYQCQDCGKTFSKSGNLTSHLKIHTGEKPYKCLECGKNFSKNGDLNLHQKVHTRKRAEAGDSQRQGFFSGGMLPKKCPSH; from the coding sequence ATGCAATGGAATGCCTATCaaagagagaaaatatttacatgcCTTAAGTGTGGAAAAACATTTGGATGGAAGAACTGTTTTATTTCCCATCAAacaattcacacaggggagaaaccatataaatgtctggagtgtgggaaacGGTTTGGGCGGAAGTATAGCCTTACtatccatcaaagaatccacacaggggagaaaccatataaatgcctggagtgtgggaaaagcttcagtcagaaTGGAAAACTTACTatccatcaaaggattcacacaggggagaagccatatacatgcctggagtgtggaaaaacttTCTATCACAAAGGAAAGCTTACCtaccatcaaagaattcatacaggggagaagccctataaatgcctagagtgtggaaaaACCTTCAATCACAGTGGAAGCCTTACTTACcatgaaagaattcacacaggagagatgAAATATAAATGccaggagtgtggaaaaagcttcaatCACTGTGGAAGCCttatttcccatcaaagaattcatacaggggagaaaccatataaatgcctggagtgtggaaaatgcttccgTAGGACTGGAAATCTTACTACCCataaaagaattcacacagggaagaaaccatataaatgcctggaatgtggaaaaagcttcactcATAGTGgaaaccttacttcccatcaaagaattcacacaggggagaaaaaatACCAATGCCTAGAATGTGGGAAAAGGTTCAGTCAAAGTGGAAGCCTTAcctcccatcaaagaattcacacaggggagaaaccatatcaatgccagGATTGTGGGAAAACCTTTAGTAAGAGTGGAAACCTTACTTCCCATCTAAaaatccatacaggggagaaaccatataaatgcctggagtgtgggaagaacttcagtAAGAATGGAGACCTCAATCTACATCAAAAAGTACACACAAGGAAAAGAGCTGAAGCAGGAGAcagccagagacagggctttttcagtggtggcatgtTGCCTAAGAAATGCCCTTCCCATTGA